A region from the Beduinella massiliensis genome encodes:
- a CDS encoding HPr family phosphocarrier protein, giving the protein MKSITIKLSLAENVKQFVNVVSAFSYDMDLRAGRHVVDAKSILGIFSLDLSKPITLEVYADNCDELMEKIKPFMA; this is encoded by the coding sequence ATGAAATCTATTACCATCAAGTTGTCCCTCGCTGAAAACGTCAAGCAGTTTGTCAACGTCGTGAGCGCTTTCTCTTACGATATGGACCTGCGCGCGGGCCGTCACGTGGTAGATGCCAAGTCCATTCTCGGTATCTTCAGCCTCGACCTGTCCAAGCCGATCACGCTGGAAGTCTACGCCGACAACTGTGACGAACTGATGGAGAAAATCAAGCCCTTCATGGCCTGA
- a CDS encoding AraC family transcriptional regulator — MEFQPPVITSEYRAGELVGKTPLRCFTMLAHPGSVEFSLHRHSACEIAIIASGAGEYTVRQANRTIRYPFEAGTVFLFGSYEAHLITQIFQPVTWTILHIEPYFIWNPNNTMYDSKHLKVFFDRSFDGTNRLDYPDGDLKKICQTVYEIKEELQEQKPDYLTMTLACVQRLLISLSRLLRPASGTDSGNRAERYLMRIQNAYVYMNERYLEPLTIEQIARQANMSVSYFSAIFRECNGVSPWEYIIIKRVKHAMRLLGEGENSNIIDIALKSGFDNTANFNKAFKRIVGCTPTAFRKNGLGTNYFT; from the coding sequence ATGGAATTTCAGCCGCCGGTTATCACCAGCGAGTACAGGGCCGGGGAACTGGTGGGAAAGACGCCGCTGAGATGCTTTACCATGCTTGCGCATCCGGGAAGCGTAGAGTTTTCCCTGCACAGGCATTCGGCCTGTGAAATCGCGATCATTGCCAGCGGCGCGGGGGAATACACCGTAAGGCAGGCAAACCGGACCATCCGCTATCCGTTTGAGGCGGGAACGGTATTCCTCTTTGGCAGCTATGAGGCGCATCTGATTACGCAAATCTTTCAGCCGGTAACCTGGACCATCCTTCATATCGAGCCGTATTTTATTTGGAATCCCAACAACACCATGTACGACTCAAAACATCTGAAGGTCTTCTTCGACAGGTCGTTTGACGGAACAAACCGCTTGGACTACCCGGACGGGGACCTGAAGAAGATATGCCAGACCGTCTACGAAATCAAAGAAGAACTGCAGGAACAAAAGCCGGACTATCTGACGATGACGCTGGCCTGCGTGCAGAGGCTGTTGATTTCCCTGTCGCGGCTGCTGCGCCCGGCGTCGGGCACGGACTCGGGAAACAGAGCCGAGCGTTACCTCATGCGAATACAAAACGCCTATGTTTATATGAACGAACGCTACCTTGAACCGCTCACCATAGAGCAGATCGCCAGGCAGGCCAACATGTCCGTTTCCTATTTTTCCGCTATCTTCCGGGAGTGCAACGGCGTTTCCCCCTGGGAGTACATCATCATAAAGCGCGTCAAGCATGCGATGCGCCTGCTGGGCGAAGGGGAAAACAGCAATATTATCGATATTGCCCTGAAAAGCGGCTTTGACAATACCGCCAATTTCAATAAAGCGTTTAAACGCATCGTCGGATGCACCCCTACCGCCTTCAGAAAGAACGGCCTTGGGACGAACTACTTTACCTGA
- a CDS encoding DUF4364 family protein — translation MNVSHRPTPTENRLILLLMLEKLGACSAQQLLALTTEGEIMDYIELQIGLGDLTEAGMLRTREHEIGKLYSLSQSGRETLAMFLGHIPNSRRERVETLCAAWKGRVSREKHVLSDWREEGDGFVVRLRLLEQDMTLMDLRLNVPTRAQAGIMCKRWSDCAGDIYAGLMHSLGEDEEKR, via the coding sequence ATGAACGTATCGCACCGCCCGACGCCCACGGAAAACCGGCTCATCCTGCTGCTGATGCTGGAAAAGCTGGGCGCGTGCAGCGCGCAGCAGCTGCTCGCCCTGACCACCGAGGGCGAGATCATGGATTACATCGAGCTTCAGATCGGACTGGGGGACCTGACGGAGGCGGGCATGCTCAGAACCCGCGAGCACGAGATCGGCAAGCTTTACAGCCTGTCGCAGTCGGGCCGCGAGACCCTGGCGATGTTCCTCGGCCATATCCCCAACTCCCGGCGGGAGCGCGTAGAAACGCTCTGCGCCGCCTGGAAAGGGCGCGTCAGCCGCGAAAAGCACGTCCTTTCGGACTGGCGGGAGGAAGGGGACGGCTTCGTCGTGCGCCTGCGGCTGCTCGAGCAGGACATGACGCTCATGGACCTTCGCCTGAACGTGCCCACGCGCGCGCAGGCGGGAATCATGTGCAAGCGCTGGTCGGACTGCGCGGGGGACATTTACGCCGGGCTGATGCACAGCCTGGGCGAGGATGAGGAAAAACGGTGA
- a CDS encoding competence/damage-inducible protein A, translating into MIAEIVSIGTELLMGQIVNTDAQYLSRRLSMLGISVYYHTTVGDNPARMEETLRRALSRSDVVITTGGLGPTGDDLSKEIVAGMLGLPMERDEESLRDIERYFSAMHRAMAANNERQAMFAKGAIILKNDRGTAPGCIVEQGGKAVIQLPGPPYELKDMFEKRVMPYLTRRTGGSIASRYVRIFGVGESDAETRVKDLIDAQQDVTIAPYCSLGEVQLRVSARGQDEEAALSRIQPTVDEIVRRLGDAVYAVSREPSDSMEHYAVDALIRAGRTVAVAESCTGGLVAARLVAIAGASAVLHESHVTYANEAKERYLGVHPETLAQHGAVSEQCAREMAEGLRARSGADVAAATTGIAGPGGGTAEKPVGLVYVAVSAPEGTVVRELRLSGDRERIRSLAALHALNMIRLAAKGELC; encoded by the coding sequence TTGATCGCAGAAATCGTATCCATCGGCACCGAGCTGCTCATGGGGCAGATCGTCAACACCGACGCGCAGTACCTCTCGCGCAGGCTATCGATGCTGGGCATTTCGGTGTACTACCACACGACCGTGGGCGACAACCCCGCGCGCATGGAGGAGACGCTCCGCCGCGCGCTTTCGCGCAGCGATGTCGTCATCACCACCGGCGGCCTGGGCCCGACCGGCGACGACCTGAGCAAGGAAATCGTCGCGGGGATGCTGGGCCTGCCCATGGAACGCGACGAGGAGAGCCTGCGAGACATCGAGCGCTACTTCAGCGCGATGCACCGCGCGATGGCGGCGAACAACGAGCGCCAGGCGATGTTCGCCAAGGGCGCGATCATCCTCAAGAACGACCGGGGCACCGCGCCGGGCTGCATCGTGGAGCAGGGCGGTAAGGCCGTCATTCAGCTTCCGGGGCCGCCCTACGAGCTCAAGGACATGTTTGAAAAGCGCGTGATGCCCTACCTGACGCGCCGCACAGGCGGATCGATCGCCTCGCGCTACGTGCGCATCTTCGGCGTGGGCGAGAGCGACGCGGAGACGCGGGTAAAGGACCTGATCGACGCGCAGCAGGACGTGACCATCGCGCCCTACTGCTCGCTGGGCGAGGTGCAGCTTCGCGTAAGCGCGCGCGGGCAGGACGAGGAAGCGGCGCTTTCGCGCATTCAGCCGACGGTGGACGAGATCGTGCGAAGGCTGGGCGACGCGGTGTACGCGGTCAGCCGCGAGCCGTCGGACAGCATGGAGCACTACGCGGTGGACGCGCTGATCCGCGCGGGCCGCACGGTGGCGGTTGCGGAGTCGTGCACGGGCGGCCTGGTCGCGGCGCGGCTGGTGGCGATCGCCGGGGCGTCGGCAGTGCTGCACGAATCGCACGTGACCTACGCGAACGAGGCGAAGGAGCGCTACCTGGGCGTGCACCCCGAAACCCTCGCGCAGCACGGCGCGGTCAGCGAGCAGTGCGCGCGCGAAATGGCCGAAGGTTTGCGCGCGCGCAGCGGCGCGGACGTGGCGGCCGCGACGACCGGCATCGCCGGTCCGGGCGGCGGCACCGCGGAAAAGCCGGTGGGGCTCGTGTACGTGGCGGTCTCCGCGCCGGAGGGAACGGTCGTGCGGGAGCTTAGGCTCAGCGGCGACCGGGAGCGCATCCGTTCGCTCGCCGCGCTGCACGCGCTGAACATGATTCGTCTGGCGGCGAAGGGCGAGCTTTGCTGA
- the recA gene encoding recombinase RecA, with the protein MAAKDKKEKAALPETDDEKKKALEVALAGIEKQFGKGALMKLGSKGQLNDIQVIPTGCLVLDAALGVGGIPKGRVVEVFGPESSGKTTVALHVVAECQKQGGVAAFIDAEHALDPAYAKKLGVDIDELYVSQPDTGEQALEICEALVRSGAIELVVVDSVAALVPKAEIDGEMGDSFVGLQARLMSQALRKLTGVINKTGATVIFINQLREKVGVMYGNPETTPGGRALKFYASVRIDVRRGEQLKNGAEVLGNRTKAKIVKNKVAPPFRVAEFDILYGEGISKESSLLDLAIERDIIHKSGAWFSYKDQRIGQGRDNTRKFLKDNPDVTQEIDAIIRAELMAGKIEAKLEADGGREDEPLEQPSLLDSEI; encoded by the coding sequence ATGGCGGCGAAGGACAAGAAGGAAAAGGCGGCGCTTCCCGAGACGGACGACGAGAAGAAGAAAGCGCTGGAGGTCGCCCTGGCGGGCATTGAAAAGCAGTTCGGCAAGGGTGCGCTGATGAAGCTGGGCTCCAAGGGCCAGCTCAACGACATTCAGGTGATCCCGACCGGGTGCCTGGTGCTCGACGCCGCGCTGGGCGTGGGCGGCATCCCCAAGGGGCGCGTGGTGGAGGTCTTCGGGCCGGAATCCTCCGGCAAGACGACCGTGGCGCTGCACGTGGTGGCCGAGTGCCAGAAGCAGGGCGGCGTCGCGGCGTTCATCGACGCGGAGCACGCGCTCGACCCGGCCTACGCGAAAAAGCTGGGCGTGGACATCGACGAGCTGTACGTCTCGCAGCCGGACACCGGCGAGCAGGCGCTGGAAATCTGCGAGGCGCTGGTGCGTTCCGGCGCGATCGAGCTGGTCGTGGTGGACTCCGTCGCCGCGCTGGTGCCCAAGGCCGAAATCGACGGCGAGATGGGCGATTCGTTTGTCGGCCTGCAGGCGCGCCTCATGTCGCAGGCGCTGCGCAAGCTGACCGGCGTCATTAACAAGACGGGCGCGACGGTGATCTTCATCAACCAGCTCCGCGAGAAGGTCGGCGTGATGTACGGCAACCCCGAGACGACGCCGGGCGGCCGCGCGCTCAAGTTCTACGCCTCCGTGCGCATCGACGTGCGCCGCGGCGAGCAGCTCAAGAACGGCGCGGAGGTACTGGGCAACCGCACCAAGGCCAAGATCGTCAAGAACAAGGTCGCCCCGCCCTTCCGCGTGGCGGAGTTCGATATCCTCTACGGCGAGGGCATCTCCAAGGAGAGCAGCCTGCTCGACCTGGCGATCGAGCGCGACATCATCCACAAGAGCGGCGCGTGGTTCAGCTATAAGGATCAGCGCATCGGACAGGGCCGCGACAACACGCGCAAGTTCTTAAAGGACAACCCCGACGTGACCCAGGAGATCGACGCGATCATCCGCGCGGAGCTGATGGCCGGAAAGATCGAGGCCAAGCTGGAGGCGGATGGCGGCCGCGAGGACGAGCCCTTGGAGCAGCCGAGCCTTTTGGACAGCGAGATCTGA
- the rimO gene encoding 30S ribosomal protein S12 methylthiotransferase RimO yields the protein MKATVGVVSLGCSKNRVDTEQMLGMLSQAGYTIVSDPAKAQVIIVNTCGFIGPAKEESIETIFEMAQYKEKGCCQLLVATGCFAQRYPEAVKEEMPEVDAILGVGQYDKLLCALEEASREMRPLYVKPSSGFLECERVLTTPSYSAYVKIGDGCDNRCSYCAIPLIRGGYRSRPMEDILQEIKALAARGVSEITLVAQDTTRYGTDWQDGRSQLPELLEAASKVEGVTFLRTLYCYPDRVDERLLDTIERLPNACRYIDLPIQHIDPLLLRRMNRHGTAEHIRYLAKEIRRRGMMLRTSIIVGFPGETQEQFDELMDFVREAQFDRLGAFAYSAEEDTPAALMPDQIPEEVKQQRLDALMELQQGISLARNELRVGTTCRVLVEGRREGYLVGRSEMEAPETDGQILFTAGEDVRPGSYVDVRITRALEYDLIGERV from the coding sequence TTGAAAGCGACTGTTGGCGTGGTCTCGCTGGGCTGCAGCAAGAACCGCGTGGATACCGAACAGATGCTGGGCATGCTTTCGCAGGCGGGATACACCATCGTCTCGGACCCGGCGAAGGCGCAGGTCATCATCGTGAACACGTGCGGGTTCATCGGCCCGGCCAAGGAAGAATCGATCGAAACCATCTTTGAGATGGCGCAGTATAAAGAGAAGGGATGCTGCCAGCTGCTGGTGGCGACGGGCTGCTTTGCCCAGCGCTACCCGGAGGCCGTAAAGGAAGAGATGCCGGAGGTCGACGCCATCCTCGGCGTCGGGCAGTACGACAAGCTGCTGTGCGCCCTCGAAGAAGCGTCGCGCGAGATGCGTCCGCTGTACGTCAAGCCCTCGAGCGGCTTTCTGGAGTGCGAGCGCGTGCTGACGACGCCCAGCTACAGCGCCTACGTAAAGATCGGAGATGGCTGCGACAACCGGTGCAGCTACTGCGCGATCCCGCTCATCCGGGGCGGCTACCGCTCGCGCCCGATGGAGGACATCCTGCAGGAAATCAAAGCCCTCGCCGCGCGCGGGGTGAGCGAAATCACCCTGGTGGCGCAGGATACGACGCGCTATGGAACCGACTGGCAGGACGGGCGCAGCCAGCTCCCCGAGCTCCTGGAGGCCGCCTCGAAGGTCGAGGGCGTGACCTTCCTGCGCACGCTGTACTGCTACCCCGACCGGGTGGACGAGCGCCTGCTCGACACCATCGAGCGCCTGCCCAACGCGTGCAGGTACATCGACCTGCCGATACAGCACATCGACCCGCTGCTGCTGCGCCGCATGAACCGGCACGGCACGGCGGAGCACATCCGCTACCTGGCAAAGGAGATCCGCCGCCGCGGCATGATGCTGCGCACGTCGATCATCGTGGGCTTCCCCGGCGAAACGCAGGAGCAGTTCGACGAGCTGATGGACTTCGTTCGGGAAGCGCAGTTCGACCGCCTGGGCGCGTTCGCGTACTCGGCGGAGGAGGATACGCCTGCGGCCCTCATGCCGGATCAGATTCCGGAGGAGGTCAAGCAGCAGCGCCTCGACGCGCTGATGGAGCTGCAGCAGGGCATATCGCTCGCGCGCAACGAGCTGCGCGTGGGCACGACCTGCCGCGTGCTGGTCGAAGGCAGGCGCGAGGGCTACCTCGTGGGCCGTTCCGAGATGGAGGCGCCGGAGACGGACGGCCAGATCCTCTTTACGGCCGGGGAGGACGTGCGCCCCGGCAGCTACGTGGACGTGCGCATCACGCGCGCGCTGGAATACGACCTGATAGGAGAGCGCGTATGA
- the rny gene encoding ribonuclease Y, with product MTALWIIIGLIIGGAAGAFAGYGYRKNTQEKKIGRTEEYAKNLLEEAQRRAEDKKKETILEAKEEVLRLKTELDREIRDRRNEVQRSERRVQQREETLDKKMDNLEVREEGLNRKQEELQRLTDEAQGMYDKQLAELERIAQMTQEEAREIIMNRVQKEAFHDAAVMVREIEQSAKEDADKKARNIVAMAIQRCASDHVAETTVSVVNLPNEDMKGRIIGREGRNIRTLETATGVDLIIDDTPEAVIVSAFDPVRREVARIALEKLIADGRIHPARIEEMVEKARKEVDNQIREAGEQAVFETNMHSIHHELVKLLGRMRYRTSYGQNVLKHSIEVSHLAGLMAAELGADVQLAKRAGLLHDIGKAVDHEQEGTHVQLGGELARKYHEPAEVVHCILAHHNDIEPQTIEAVLVQAADAISAARPGARRESIENYIRRLEKLEEIANAFPGVEKSFAIQSGREVRIAVKPEDVNDAGTLILAREVAKRIEKELEYPGQIKVNVIRETRSVEFAK from the coding sequence TTGACCGCCTTGTGGATCATCATCGGGCTCATCATCGGCGGCGCCGCGGGCGCATTCGCCGGATATGGATACCGAAAGAACACGCAGGAAAAGAAGATCGGACGGACGGAAGAGTACGCCAAGAACCTGCTGGAAGAGGCGCAGCGCCGCGCCGAGGATAAGAAAAAAGAGACCATCCTGGAGGCCAAGGAAGAGGTGCTTCGCCTCAAGACCGAGCTGGACCGCGAAATTCGCGACCGGCGCAACGAGGTGCAGCGCAGCGAGCGCCGCGTGCAGCAGCGCGAGGAAACGCTCGACAAAAAGATGGACAACCTGGAGGTTCGCGAAGAGGGCCTCAACCGCAAGCAGGAAGAATTGCAGCGCCTGACGGACGAGGCGCAGGGCATGTACGACAAGCAACTCGCGGAGCTTGAGCGCATCGCGCAGATGACGCAGGAAGAGGCCCGCGAGATCATCATGAACCGCGTGCAGAAGGAAGCCTTCCACGACGCGGCGGTGATGGTGCGCGAGATCGAACAGAGCGCCAAGGAAGACGCGGACAAGAAGGCGCGCAACATCGTCGCCATGGCGATTCAGCGCTGCGCCTCCGACCACGTGGCGGAGACGACGGTTTCGGTCGTCAACCTGCCCAACGAGGACATGAAGGGCCGCATCATCGGGCGCGAGGGCCGCAACATCCGCACGCTGGAGACGGCGACGGGCGTGGACCTCATCATCGACGACACGCCGGAGGCGGTCATCGTCTCCGCGTTCGACCCGGTTCGCCGGGAGGTGGCGCGCATCGCGCTGGAGAAGCTGATCGCCGACGGCCGCATCCATCCCGCGCGCATCGAGGAAATGGTCGAAAAGGCCCGCAAGGAGGTCGACAACCAGATCCGCGAGGCGGGCGAGCAGGCGGTCTTTGAGACGAACATGCACTCCATCCACCACGAGCTGGTGAAGCTGCTGGGCCGCATGCGCTACCGCACGAGCTACGGGCAGAACGTGCTCAAGCACTCCATCGAGGTTTCGCACCTCGCGGGCCTGATGGCCGCGGAGCTGGGCGCGGACGTTCAGCTCGCCAAGCGCGCGGGCCTGTTGCACGACATCGGCAAGGCGGTCGACCACGAGCAGGAGGGCACGCACGTGCAGCTCGGCGGCGAACTCGCCCGCAAGTACCACGAGCCCGCGGAGGTCGTGCACTGCATCCTCGCGCACCACAACGACATCGAGCCGCAGACCATCGAGGCGGTGCTCGTGCAGGCCGCGGACGCCATTTCCGCCGCCCGCCCCGGCGCGCGCCGCGAGTCGATCGAGAACTACATCCGCCGCCTGGAAAAGCTGGAGGAGATCGCCAACGCCTTCCCCGGCGTCGAAAAGTCCTTCGCCATCCAGTCCGGGCGCGAGGTGCGCATCGCCGTCAAGCCCGAGGACGTCAACGACGCGGGCACGCTCATCCTCGCCCGCGAGGTGGCCAAGCGCATCGAGAAGGAGCTCGAATACCCCGGCCAGATCAAGGTCAACGTCATCCGCGAGACGCGAAGCGTCGAATTCGCGAAGTAA
- a CDS encoding extracellular solute-binding protein has protein sequence MRLTRVFVSFALCLSLCFTLISSSLADEKAHDEWTGTLRLLGPGCFATVGRDGVVDPVTGVQKPGYSVVEARLKEEFPNVTFELQANPWDSWQAKIQTAVAGEMVDVIIHGAAVLDVVEDLTPYLERDAWLKDELFIGAAIRHKDEDNFGALIPTGIPMTISPAMMILDKQLFADFGVELPDPATLTWRKLADIASQLTGENPVTGKQCYGVYPFSVSDGDIFKAYMDASWGVGAVNFLYADQKYQTQFGFTGEKSVEALTILRDLFLSAPRSFLEGLGTENVATEDNDIAIYLGEANNEITLYNMMEVRGIADRFVFYPLPVTDDGASYTSHSGDNNLAIAKNSPNKDLAWEVIKFLVTDEAVQQWFVDTMNVPNNKSGYEQLLKTGKGYVSAIQEIYRVYPTNFEAFSSEYWNNGYGPANSVGSMNLSEMYAGNITPEQCAANIQAALEEYSLLNQ, from the coding sequence ATGAGGCTGACACGGGTTTTCGTTTCTTTTGCTCTATGTCTATCGCTTTGTTTCACGCTGATATCCAGCTCCCTGGCCGACGAAAAAGCGCATGACGAATGGACGGGCACCTTGCGGCTGCTGGGGCCGGGCTGTTTTGCGACGGTAGGGCGGGACGGCGTGGTCGATCCCGTCACAGGCGTCCAGAAGCCGGGCTACAGCGTCGTCGAGGCTCGCCTGAAGGAGGAATTTCCCAACGTCACCTTTGAGCTGCAGGCCAACCCGTGGGATTCCTGGCAGGCTAAAATTCAAACGGCGGTCGCGGGCGAGATGGTGGACGTCATCATCCACGGCGCGGCGGTACTGGACGTGGTGGAAGACCTGACCCCTTATCTTGAAAGAGACGCGTGGCTCAAAGACGAGCTGTTCATCGGAGCGGCCATCCGCCACAAGGACGAGGACAATTTTGGCGCCCTGATCCCGACCGGCATCCCGATGACCATATCCCCCGCCATGATGATTCTGGACAAACAGCTTTTCGCGGATTTTGGCGTGGAATTGCCCGACCCCGCGACGCTCACCTGGCGGAAGCTGGCGGACATCGCGTCTCAGCTCACGGGCGAAAACCCCGTGACCGGAAAGCAATGCTACGGCGTCTACCCCTTCTCCGTCAGCGACGGCGACATTTTCAAGGCGTACATGGACGCAAGCTGGGGCGTCGGGGCGGTTAATTTCCTGTATGCCGATCAGAAATATCAGACGCAGTTCGGCTTTACCGGGGAAAAGTCCGTCGAAGCCCTGACCATCCTGCGCGACCTGTTTTTATCCGCTCCCAGGTCTTTTCTGGAAGGACTGGGCACGGAAAACGTGGCGACCGAGGATAACGACATCGCGATCTATCTTGGGGAGGCCAACAACGAGATCACGCTGTATAACATGATGGAAGTACGCGGCATCGCAGACCGCTTCGTCTTTTATCCGCTGCCGGTTACCGACGACGGTGCCTCCTACACCTCGCACTCCGGCGACAACAACCTGGCCATCGCCAAGAACAGCCCCAACAAGGATCTGGCTTGGGAGGTCATCAAGTTCCTGGTGACGGATGAAGCCGTTCAGCAGTGGTTTGTCGATACCATGAACGTCCCTAACAACAAGTCGGGCTATGAACAGTTGCTGAAGACCGGCAAAGGTTACGTAAGTGCCATCCAGGAAATCTACCGCGTCTATCCCACAAATTTTGAGGCATTTTCCAGCGAATATTGGAACAACGGTTATGGCCCGGCAAACAGCGTCGGCTCGATGAACCTGTCGGAGATGTACGCGGGAAACATCACGCCCGAGCAGTGCGCCGCGAACATTCAGGCGGCTCTTGAGGAATACAGCCTGCTGAATCAATGA
- the pgsA gene encoding CDP-diacylglycerol--glycerol-3-phosphate 3-phosphatidyltransferase has protein sequence MNLPNKLTLARICLTPVYLILMWAGGDAAWANIAALAVFMAASFTDLLDGKIARSRGLVTNFGKFMDPIADKLLTITAFIVMVDISRMPAWMCVVFVAREFVVSGLRLVAVEQGRVIAAGMLGKVKTVLQMAAVMLLTLNVAPLAAVTEIVLYAAVVMTVWSMADYVWQNRAVLSEKK, from the coding sequence ATGAACTTACCCAACAAGCTGACGCTCGCGCGCATCTGTCTTACGCCGGTTTACCTGATCCTCATGTGGGCGGGCGGCGACGCCGCCTGGGCGAACATCGCGGCGCTGGCCGTCTTCATGGCCGCGTCGTTTACCGACCTGCTGGACGGGAAGATCGCCCGCAGCCGCGGGCTGGTCACGAACTTCGGCAAGTTTATGGACCCGATCGCGGACAAGCTGCTGACGATCACCGCCTTCATCGTGATGGTGGACATCTCGCGCATGCCGGCCTGGATGTGCGTCGTCTTTGTGGCGCGCGAATTCGTGGTCAGCGGTCTGCGGCTGGTGGCCGTGGAGCAGGGGCGCGTGATCGCGGCGGGCATGCTGGGCAAGGTGAAGACGGTGCTGCAGATGGCGGCGGTGATGCTGCTTACGCTGAACGTCGCCCCGCTTGCGGCGGTGACGGAGATCGTGCTGTACGCGGCGGTCGTGATGACCGTCTGGTCGATGGCGGATTACGTCTGGCAAAACCGCGCCGTGCTCTCGGAAAAGAAATAG